One segment of Panicum virgatum strain AP13 chromosome 1K, P.virgatum_v5, whole genome shotgun sequence DNA contains the following:
- the LOC120695840 gene encoding prefoldin subunit 6-like — protein MASSSTPAAVREMHKDLEVQANALSKIQKDIAKNHQVRKQYTIQVGENELVLKELELLNDGANVYKLIGPVLVKQDLAEAKANVKKRIEYISAELKRMDRALKDLEDKQNSKKESIFKLQQRMQAVQAKA, from the exons ATGGCGTCGTCGTCGACCCCGGCGGCCGTCCGCGAGATGCACAAGGATCTCGAGGTCCAGGCTAACGCCCTCAGCAAGATCCAAAAAG ACATCGCGAAGAACCACCAGGTCCGCAAGCAGTACACCATCCAGGTCGGCGAGAACGAGCTCGTCCTCAAG GAGTTGGAGCTGCTGAATGATGGGGCGAACGTGTACAAGCTCATTGGACCGGTGCTCGTCAAGCAGGACCTTGCGGAGGCCAAGGCCAACGTCAAGAAGCGCATCGAGTACATCTCGGCAGAGCT GAAGCGGATGGATCGGGCGCTGAAGGATTTGGAAGACAAGCAGAACAGCAAGAAGGAATCG ATATTCAAGTTGCAACAGAGGATGCAGGCTGTACAAGCTAAGGCTTAG